CCAACCCTCTTACAGTCAAGCACGCAAAATGACATTTGTTTTAAAATAGATCATTAAAAAGTAAGGATAAATAATTAAAATTTATTGTTAAATTGGGATTTATAAAGAGGCTTTTCCCTGCTTAAAGTAGGAGGCAAAATTCATTAACGACTATATAGCGGATCTTCCTCAACAAAAAACACCTCACCCGATGAGGGTAAAACCCATTGATAAGTTCCTTCTATTTTCTGCATCTTTTCTTTAAAAATATCATATATCGCTATAAGGTTATGTTTTTCATCATATTCCCCTACATAGCCAAGTTGCTTTTCTTCATGAAAATCTCTAAACATTTTATGCATTTTTACAGCTCTAAGTTCCATATCTTTTCTCCTTTTTATTATCAATATAATTATTATGATCTCTTTTTATTTTCAATACTAAAAAAAATGTACCAAAATATATCTTATAGAAATATCAATTAAATAGTTATCGTAAATTTAATATTTATCAAACCTAAACTTTTCCATATCGTATGGTATGTCTAATTTCACACTCCATTGGCTTATTTTTTCACTCATTATAACGGCATCAACTTCAAAAGCATCTCGCTCACTAAAACCTTTTGTTTTTAAAAAATTAACAAAACTGGAAGAATTTATTTTATTAAGATATCCAACTCTTAAAGTATCTATATACACTGCAATTTTATTTGTTTCTTTTTCAAGGCATATTACAGCATTTTTAAAGACATTAGTTCTATCACTATTTTGATTGCCGACTAAAGTTATCAATTCTTCTTGGTATAAAGTTACAATTATTTCATGTTCGAAAAAGTTCTTATTCTCTGTAAATATTTTTCCAGCTATTTTTAGAGTACTTTCGGGGAGCTCCAGTTTAACTGTAGAAAAAACCTTAAATAAAATATAAGCAAAAACAAACAAAATTAAAGTTATTATAATAAAAGACATATTAAAAACATTCCTCTTAATTTTATAAATTGGCAAAAAGAATCATTATTCTTTCTACCAACCCATCATTTAAGAAAAAACAAATTTATTATATTATTATTTTTTCTCAATTTTATCATTTTGATCAACTTTTTCTACAGCATTCTGATCAGGACTTTTAGGCTCAAACTCTTTACCGTCTTGCTGTTGCTGCTGTTGCTCTTTTGATTTGTCTTGATCGTTTTTTACTTGGTTTTGTTGAGACATTAGAGTCTCTCCTATTTAATGTTGTGTAGATGATTATCTAGCACTTAGTTAACATAGTCCTTTTATCTTTATATAGATACAAGGTAAGTGTATCTGAATGTGATACCCTTGTTTAACATCATAATTATTAATATTTTAATTAATTTATAAATTATCTAGAAATTAATATACTTAAAAAACAAAAAAAAGCACCTAAGGTGCTTTTTTTCCAATTATATTATTGAACAACAATATTAATAGCAGAAGGACCTTTTTGTCCTTGAGCTATATTAAAACTAACACGTTGACCTTCATATAAGGTTTTAAAACCTGAACTACTAATTTCTTTAAAATGTGCAAAAACATCTGGACCTGCATCTTGTTGAATAAAACCAAAACCTTTAGTTTCATTAAACCATTTCACTGTACCAATTGCTGTATTAGACATAATATATCCTTTGATTTTTAATAATATAAAGCCATATTTTATGACTCATTGAACTTTAAAAATAATAACAAATTGAGTTTAAAATCTTAAAAAACGAAGGATTATGAATAAAACTACGATACTAAAAGAGGATTTACTAATAAGTCTATTTTTCTAGTTAAATTGAGTATACGCTAAATAAATATTTATACAACAAATTTAAAAAAATATTTATTTTATTTGCTATCACACAACAATTTAAAAATAATAACTTCTAGATACAGAAATACTTTTTATAAAACTTACCAACCAAAGAATAAATTCATATTGATTCTCAAAATTAGGGAGAAGGCTTAAATCAATTTTAACAATACGCTCTTTCATTGGCCTGTTTAAACAGCTTTCAAAATCAATAACAGAATATTTTAATTGTAAATTGTTTGTAGCTGCTTCTTTTTTAATTTCAACTAACAGTCTATTGAGACAATCAACTAAATCTTTAGAAGACTGATTTTTAAAGTGAATATTATTGTAAACACTTTCAGCCACATCAAAATATTTTTTCATTTCAGCATCCATATTTTTCTCATTTTTAATTAATTTGATTGAGTATGCATGTAAAACTGTATCTTTATGTTGTATAAATATATTTATAGATCGAATCCCCCACTTTAATTAAAAATATCCCCTCCAATTAAGAACTTAAAATAATATATTTAAATAAATTGTAATTATTAAAAAAACATTAAATACAATAGCTATTTAACTATATGTTAACTCTTGTATTTGATTAAAATTTCCTTCCACTTATATATCAACACTCTATTTGACTCAAAGAAATATTATGTCGATAATTGAAAACTTTTAGGCACATATCTCTACATAGAGTTCTCATAATCACCGCAATGTAACTGAATTAAAAGCCTACGATAAAGCTTCCTTACTATTATTAAGAAGTTTAAAATGTCTGATTTCAAAGAATTTTCAAAAAAAACCACACAAAATCAAAATGACTCTAATGCTCAACCTACTGAGGATAAAACTGAAAATCCCGAACAAACCCCTGAAACAGAAAAAAATCCTACCGAAAATAATAATCAAGAAAAAAGAAATAAATAACTTATTAACTCAAAAGCTCTATATTAAATAGAGCTTTTGTTTCACATCATATTAATTATAAAATATTTAATTTAAAATTTTTATATTAAAAATCATCCAAAATGGTACATATATTTTTTTAAACAAGTCCAAATCTTGCACTTAATATTAATTCAACTCTTTTTTGCGCGGCAAAAAAATCAATATCTTCACTTATCCAAAATGTATGAAGCTGCCCATGTAAATGAAAATGCTCTTTATTATATTCAGAACCATGATCAGAATAATGACTATCTACTCTGAAATGATTTTGATCATCCTTTCTTTTCTTCCCATCAAGTATACCGCCAATACAGATATCCATTTTAATACCAATAATTAATCGAAATTGACTATAACACATAGGCCACTGTGGCTTTAAAAAGAGTTGTTACTAATATTTTTTACAGCATAATAAAATATTGCCATTTGGAGTGTATCTACTTAAATTTACAAGGAATAAATATATATTTTGCATATCTAAAATACTTTGATATTTAATATGAATATTGATTTATCTAAAATTTATAACATTTTCAAAATAATTCTTCTTAGCGGAGTTAAATCTCTATATGCTGTATGTACCTCTTAGAGAAATTATTCCAATGTCCCAGCAGCCCCTGCTACAAGAATTAGACTCCAGAATCGACTATTACTCTACAAGAACAGACTACCCACTACGAAGAATTTTGATAGGTTACAGAGCATACGCAAAATTGATGCTATGTTCATCTTTCTCAGATGAGGTTATAAATTCTGCAATTGATCCAAACAAACGGAAATATAAAAAGTTAAAAATCAAAGTCACTAAAGATGACAATCAACTTGATCTTGAATAAATTAATTCGTTCATTATTTTTATAGACAACTGATTTAATTATATAAAAAATTAAAATCCTTTTTGAAATATCACCGTTTTTAACTCTCAAAATGATTAGAAAATAACAAATGGCATTTTCTTTTGCTCATTTACAATTTCAATGACCCTAAGATGATAATGATCAATACTGGCAATATTGTCGTAAACATCCAGATACTGATGCCCTGCTGCTACCGATTTGAACCAAGAAAATAATTTACGCTTAAACTTATTTTTTCACAGGGAGTAATAAAACAGGATCTTCAATATCGTAACCAGTTTCTTCTGGAACCCCCAAATATTTAACGACAACCAACTTCTTATTGTGTTTAGGCACACTATAATTTTGGGAAATTTTTATTGCTTTGGTGTAATGAACCGCAACATGGGGCTTACTTTGTAAAGACGGCGATTTTACAACATATTCTGTTTTATATTGTGTGATCTTCCCTGAAGGATCAAACCAAGCCGATACTTGATTCTGATGAGTTTTTAATGTCTGAATTTTTACAGTCTTACTATTACTTACGATCAAAGGAGTTAAATTCCTTTTAATTTTATTGAGAGCCTTATTAAACGCTGTACTATCTTGATCATAATCAATCTTATGTGTTTTTGGATTGATGTAGAGCGATTTAACTTCAATAAGTTTGTCAGGCGATTTACTATTTAATAAATAATAATATAGTTGTGGTAAACGTCCTCGACCATCTTCGTAGTGTCTTAATACATAAAGCTTCTTCTCTTTTTGCTGATAACCCAATACTTCAATTTTTTGTCCACCACCCACTGTCGCATAACTATGCGCGGACAACGTAAGAATGGTGCTAAAAGTTAGAAATTTTAGAAATTTCATCAGTTCATATCCTTGTGATCTGGTAACTATATTGTATAAATATCAATCAGATTAAAATGATACTTGAGTAAGTGATACTTGCTGTTTTTATATTCTTTTTGTACAGAGGTAGCCTTTTTAAGGGGGCTTATTATTTATCCCCCTTCAAAACGACTCATCCAGCTTTAGATATATGCCATCATAGACAAATGGTCTTATGCGGTATTACGTTTATACGAGAAATAAGAACATCCTGCACACGATGCCATAATAATTGTTATTCCAATGATCTGAAAATGATTTAATCGTTCATCTAAAATCAGCCATCCGGCCAAAGCACTCACCGCTGGTGATGCGCTCACTAATATTCCAAAAACTCGCGGATGCAACTTTTTCATAGCAACCATATCTAATATAAATGGAATTGCACTTGCTAGCATCGCCATGAGTAAACATGTCAAAAGAATCTTATAACTATCAAAAATATGGATAATGTGAGATGCCCCTAAAGGTGTTGCAAACAAAGCCGCTAGAAACATTCCTGTTGCAACTGAGCTTCCGCCACCTTGCGCAACTTTAGAGCCAAAAATAACATACAGTCCCCAACCCACGGCAGCCACAAGCGCATACGCCATACCAATAAAGCTAAAGTTATTATTTGAATTGCCCATGGGTAAAAAAAGCAAACCAATAAGAGATAATGCTCCCCAAAAATAATCTAATTTATTTTTAGACATTAAAATAGCGACCGTAAGCGGGCCTAACACTTCGATGGAAATAGCGATCCCCACAGACATATAAGAAAATGCTTTATAAATTAAAGTATTCATTAAAGTGAGGATGGCCCCATAAATAATGAGATTTTTCCAATTAGTCTGTTTATTCCAATCTCTCCAAGGTTTATAAACAATCCATAAGAAACATGCTGCTAAAGCAAGTCGAGTTAAGGTCACTCCTTCTGCACTCAGAATTGGAAAAAGGGCTTTTCCTATTGATGCTCCTATTTGCACAGAAACTAAAGATAGAAATGCGGCTGCAAATGCCATGCCTTGCTTGGAGTTTGTCTCAATCATCATATTTACCACTCTGGGAATGATTGAAATTTTAATTCTATGTAATCAATATATTTCTTCTATTTGCCTCAATAAAACGATTAAATAACTCTATATTTAAAGCTTAATGAGAGATTTACTCATGTCAGATATTTCTTTAGATAATTTTGATTATGCAATCTTAAGAATACTTCAAAAAGACAATAAAACTTCGCATCGAGAAATTTCTGAAAAAATTGGCCTATCCTCAGCTTCTGTTCAAAGACGTATATCTCGTATGGAAGAAAAGGAAATTATTTTAAGAAATTGCGCTATTTTAAATCCGCTAAAATTTGGAGAAAAAATTACTTCTATTATTGAAGTCCGACTTAGCGAAGACCGCTCTGTCGTGATGGATAGAGCGAAGCAATACTTTGCTTCTGTTGAAGAAATTCAACAGTGTTACTTCGTGAATGGAGGAGTCTCTTTTATCATTATTATGTTGAGCAACAACTTATCTCATTTTGAAAGTTTAGTTAGAAAACATTTTGCGGATAATGAAGATGTAAAAACATATCGAACCTTAATTGTTTTAGATCGTGTAAAAGTAAACTTTGAGTTAAATATTTAAACTTTTTTATTTTGGTTCTAAACTTTTTAGTCGTTTTATAAAACTTAAAAAGAGGCCGAAGCCTCTTTATTTTTACTGCACTCAAACTCAGTCATCAATCATGGCGAACTCTTGTTCAGGCGTGCCTTTCACCAAATGATGACGGCTGTATAACAAGTAATAGAGTATAAATCCGACATAAATGAGTGCGGCCAATAACCAAACTTTTGGATTTACCATTAAACCTGCAACTACAGCAACAGCAGCGAGAATCAAGGCAATGCAAGACGTCCATATTCCTCCAGGCGTTTTATAAGGGCGTGGTAATTCAGGGCGAGACAAACGTAATTTGATATGTGAGAGCATCATCAACACATAAGAAATGGTTGCACCGAATACTGCCATTAAAATGAGTAAGTCACCCTCACCTGTTAAAGAAAGTAAGAAGCCAATAATGCCCGGAATGATAATGGCCCAATATGGCGCTTTATTTTCATTGGTGAGCGATAGGTTTTTTGGTAAATATCCCGCACGTGACAATGCAAAAATTTGACGCGAATAGGCATAAATAATTGAGAAGAAACTTGCGACAAGTCCAGCAAGACCTACAAAGTTAACAAAACTTGCCAACCATGTGTGCTGACCATACACCGCAATAAGTGCATCAACTAAAGGTGCTCCTGAATTTTTTAATGCATTTGAACCCGCTGCGCCTGCTCCTAAAAATAAAATTAAAAGTGCAAACGATGCCAATATCAACATTGAACCAATCAAACCGCGTGGCAATGAACGTACTGGATCTTTTGCTTCTTCGGCTGCCAGTGGCACCCCTTCAACTGCAAGGAAAAACCAGATGGCATAAGGTACTGCGGCCCATATTCCCATATAGCCAAATGGTAAAAAGCTACTCGCACCTGCATGAGAACTGACTGGAATATCAAACAAACGTGCGCTGTCAAAATGTGGAAGCATCGCCACGATAAATACGACCAGTGCAATACAAGCAACGGCGGTAATTCCAAACATGATTTTAAGCGCTTCACCTGCACCTTTCAGATGAATACCCATAAAAACCAAATAGCAAATTAAATAAACTGCCCAGCCGCCAATTCCAAAGAGTGATTCGCAATATGACCCAATAAATACAGCAATCGCGGCAGGTGCAATTGCATATTCAATTAAAATCGCAGTTCCTGTGAGGTATCCTCCAAAAGGACCAAATGCAACACGGGCAAAACTATAGCCACCGCCAGCAGTGGGCAACATCGTCGACATCTCAGACATCACAAAGCTCATGCAGAGATACATAAATGCGACGATGACTGTTGCAATAAAGAGTCCTCCCCAGCCGCCTTGTGCCAACCCAAAATTCCAACCCGCAAAGTCACCAGAAATAACGTAAGAGACACCTAATCCCACTAAAAGTAACCAACCTACTGCCCCCTTTTTTAACTGACGTTTTGCAAAATACTCTGCGTCCTGTTGTAAAGCACCAACATCTACGCTTAATTCAGATTCTTTCATTGTCGTATTGCCTTATCGACCAAATTTACACCACCAATAGTTGCGCAAAAGATATTCATAAAACTTGACAGCAAAACATCTCCCCGACCACTTGAAGTCAAGTTGATTCATTTTTTCTTTTATAAGATCGACGGCATCTCAACACGAAACGTGTTTAAAAATTAAATTGAGGAGATGGGTTATGTCTGTAGAACAAAATGAATTTTTAAGCCAAGTTCAATTACAAATACTGGCAGAACAAGCAATTAAGCAGTATCCATCAGACTATCAAGGACAGGTCAAACTACTGTGTCAGTCTGAAAATGCAACCTATCAAGTTTCGACTGGATCTGCCCGCTATGCACTTCGAATTCACCGTCCGAACTATCACAGCAAACTCGATATACAAAGTGAGCTTGAATGGTTAGATGCTTTAAATGCGAGTGGAATCCAAGTTCCTGTTGCGATTGCAGATCAATCGGGTGAACGCGTCATTACCTTGAAACTATCGAATGATATTTATCGTTATGCAGTCCTTTTCAACTGGGTTGAGGGCGATATGCCGACGGTTGAAGTTGACCCCACTGCATTTGAGCAATTAGGACAAATTACCGCAAAGTTGCACGTACATAGTAAGACATGGCAAGCGCCTGAAAACTTTCAACGCATTGTATGGAACCATGAAACCATGGTCGGTGCAGATGGTCACTGGGGAAACTGGAAAAATGCACCTCATTTAAGACCACAAGATCACGGCGTAATTGAAGAAGCAATTGCACAGATTTCGAAAGATTTAAATTTCTTTGGCAAAACTCAGGAACGCTATGGTCTGATTCATGCCGATTTGCGTTTAACCAATTTATTACTACAACAAGAACGTATCGGTGTGATCGACTTTGATGACTGCGGAATGAGCTGGTTTATGCATGATCTCGCCGCTGCAATTAGCTTCAATGAACATTATGCAAATGCACCTCATTGGGTTGATTACTGGTTAAAAGGCTATGAGCGCGTAGGTCATATTCAGTCTGAAGAATATGAAATGATCCCGACTTTTATCATGCAACGCCGCATTCAAATGATGGCTTGGAATGGTTCTCACGCACAAACAGAAATGGCTCAAAGTCTTGGAGATCAATGGTCCAATGAAACTGTGCGTCTCTGTAAAAAATATTTAAACGGACAAATGCCTGTAGGAATTTGAAAAGTGATTTAGATCGCTTTTCCTCTTTTTCAATTTTTAGTTTTTAAATTTTATAGAATTTAAAGGAAGGGTTTATGCAAGCTACCCATCAACTGAGCAAAGTTGCCAAAGCACTATTACTCACCAGTAGTCTGGCAAGTATGATTGCTCTAAGCGCATGTAATTACAACCCTATACAAAATACATCTCCCGCGGTCGCTATTCCCAAAAAGGAATATATCCCAAAAGGTCAATGGGACGCTTTTAACTTTGACCAACTTAATCAATTAATTGCTACTTATGGAAAAGATAGCCCAAACTACAATCCTGA
This genomic stretch from Acinetobacter oleivorans DR1 harbors:
- a CDS encoding cold-shock protein, whose protein sequence is MSNTAIGTVKWFNETKGFGFIQQDAGPDVFAHFKEISSSGFKTLYEGQRVSFNIAQGQKGPSAINIVVQ
- a CDS encoding EamA family transporter — encoded protein: MMIETNSKQGMAFAAAFLSLVSVQIGASIGKALFPILSAEGVTLTRLALAACFLWIVYKPWRDWNKQTNWKNLIIYGAILTLMNTLIYKAFSYMSVGIAISIEVLGPLTVAILMSKNKLDYFWGALSLIGLLFLPMGNSNNNFSFIGMAYALVAAVGWGLYVIFGSKVAQGGGSSVATGMFLAALFATPLGASHIIHIFDSYKILLTCLLMAMLASAIPFILDMVAMKKLHPRVFGILVSASPAVSALAGWLILDERLNHFQIIGITIIMASCAGCSYFSYKRNTA
- a CDS encoding Lrp/AsnC family transcriptional regulator, which encodes MSDISLDNFDYAILRILQKDNKTSHREISEKIGLSSASVQRRISRMEEKEIILRNCAILNPLKFGEKITSIIEVRLSEDRSVVMDRAKQYFASVEEIQQCYFVNGGVSFIIIMLSNNLSHFESLVRKHFADNEDVKTYRTLIVLDRVKVNFELNI
- the eat gene encoding ethanolamine permease, with amino-acid sequence MKESELSVDVGALQQDAEYFAKRQLKKGAVGWLLLVGLGVSYVISGDFAGWNFGLAQGGWGGLFIATVIVAFMYLCMSFVMSEMSTMLPTAGGGYSFARVAFGPFGGYLTGTAILIEYAIAPAAIAVFIGSYCESLFGIGGWAVYLICYLVFMGIHLKGAGEALKIMFGITAVACIALVVFIVAMLPHFDSARLFDIPVSSHAGASSFLPFGYMGIWAAVPYAIWFFLAVEGVPLAAEEAKDPVRSLPRGLIGSMLILASFALLILFLGAGAAGSNALKNSGAPLVDALIAVYGQHTWLASFVNFVGLAGLVASFFSIIYAYSRQIFALSRAGYLPKNLSLTNENKAPYWAIIIPGIIGFLLSLTGEGDLLILMAVFGATISYVLMMLSHIKLRLSRPELPRPYKTPGGIWTSCIALILAAVAVVAGLMVNPKVWLLAALIYVGFILYYLLYSRHHLVKGTPEQEFAMIDD
- a CDS encoding phosphotransferase enzyme family protein, with protein sequence MSVEQNEFLSQVQLQILAEQAIKQYPSDYQGQVKLLCQSENATYQVSTGSARYALRIHRPNYHSKLDIQSELEWLDALNASGIQVPVAIADQSGERVITLKLSNDIYRYAVLFNWVEGDMPTVEVDPTAFEQLGQITAKLHVHSKTWQAPENFQRIVWNHETMVGADGHWGNWKNAPHLRPQDHGVIEEAIAQISKDLNFFGKTQERYGLIHADLRLTNLLLQQERIGVIDFDDCGMSWFMHDLAAAISFNEHYANAPHWVDYWLKGYERVGHIQSEEYEMIPTFIMQRRIQMMAWNGSHAQTEMAQSLGDQWSNETVRLCKKYLNGQMPVGI